One stretch of Carassius carassius chromosome 18, fCarCar2.1, whole genome shotgun sequence DNA includes these proteins:
- the si:ch73-91k6.2 gene encoding alpha-1,6-mannosyl-glycoprotein 2-beta-N-acetylglucosaminyltransferase: MRFRLLKKNFIAFFLILIVFVVLFYTIRQTKTEASVVEVIEKETSQTAIMVKFDFGTIENMRKSVYDSNYRQFIQNGDKFPSDLDVVIVVQVHNRPAYLKMLIQSLEKVTGIQNTLVIFSHDYFSPEISDIVKGITFCKVLQIYFAYSIQLYPNEFPGQDPKDCPRDISKQDAVKKGCLNAEHPDSYGHYREASITQTKHHWWWKLHFVFERVRVLRGYNGFVAFIEEDNYLLPDFHEYFKSMIELRKTKCGDCDILAVGNHDSLSGFHELSSQTETAGWLSTKHNIGMGISRELYYKLMGCNHAFCTYDDYNWDWTLQSLSGTCISKPLKVLVARGSRVLHTGDCGMHQKDDCRPENTQERVDAMLKEAQSALFPLVLTLTDHGPVQHQPHMKNGGWGDVRDHTLCINYAARL; this comes from the coding sequence ATGAGATTCCGGTTGTTGAAAAAGAACTTTATTGCATTCTTcctcattttaattgtttttgtagtGTTGTTTTACACCATACGACAGACTAAGACTGAAGCAAGCGTGGTGGAGGTGATTGAAAAAGAGACCTCACAGACTGCTATAATGGTTAAATTTGACTTCGGGACCATTGAGAACATGAGGAAGTCGGTCTATGACAGCAACTACCGGCAGTTCATTCAGAACGGAGACAAGTTTCCATCGGATCTCGATGTGGTCATCGTCGTGCAAGTCCACAATCGTCCGGCGTACCTCAAAATGCTCATTCAGTCCTTAGAAAAAGTCACTGGAATACAAAACACGCTTGTGATATTCAGCCACGACTATTTCTCACCAGAAATTTCTGATATAGTCAAAGGAATCACTTTTTGCAAGGTCCTCCAGATCTATTTCGCCTACAGCATCCAGTTGTATCCCAACGAATTCCCCGGACAGGATCCCAAAGATTGTCCGAGAGACATATCGAAGCAGGACGCCGTAAAAAAGGGCTGTTTGAACGCGGAGCACCCGGATTCGTACGGACACTACAGAGAAGCATCCATTACCCAAACCAAACACCATTGGTGGTGGAAGCTGCATTTCGTGTTCGAGCGAGTGCGGGTGCTTCGGGGATACAACGGATTTGTCGCCTTCATCGAGGAAGACAACTACCTTCTCCCAGATTTCCACGAATACTTCAAATCCATGATCGAGCTCAGGAAAACCAAATGCGGGGATTGCGACATCCTTGCTGTAGGCAACCATGACAGTTTATCGGGCTTCCACGAGCTTTCCAGTCAAACGGAGACGGCAGGATGGCTGTCCACCAAGCATAACATAGGCATGGGCATCTCCAGAGAGCTCTACTACAAACTGATGGGATGCAACCATGCATTCTGCACCTATGATGATTATAACTGGGACTGGACCCTGCAGAGCTTGTCTGGTACATGCATCTCCAAACCTCTAAAGGTTCTAGTGGCTCGTGGAAGCCGGGTTCTTCATACCGGAGATTGCGGCATGCATCAGAAGGATGATTGCCGGCCAGAAAACACTCAGGAGAGGGTGGATGCAATGCTTAAAGAGGCACAATCGGCGCTTTTCCCACTGGTTTTGACCTTGACGGACCACGGGCCGGTGCAGCATCAGCCTCACATGAAGAACGGAGGATGGGGGGACGTCCGCGACCACACGCTGTGCATCAACTACGCAGCTCGACTCTGA
- the rnf8 gene encoding E3 ubiquitin-protein ligase rnf8 isoform X1 — protein MMEKTEEPPSINTEEEGSGKDKIWCLQRVGRDRDWLHLFEDSEVSVGRGLNVTHQILSSSCPLMISRIHCVFKRDDDGQWTVMDNKSLNGVWVNGSRIPPGKPCLLKRGDSVRLGVPLDGNPVEFDYILVQRNFSDVKSFLSGNPSRESGAASFGQKLKNSKRKFDGDESEPCPAQIPKSKLYRSSGPDKSRAQPCPSGERREPEKFSSKHLQEDRCGGDKAGSSSGGCSDLSQQLDTVHRYNRNLVVLKGRVGHTQKLAAELELQQTPEREREMQDLQTQLEQLRGQLRSQQEQALKRMETLEKSFCEEERRLETEKAQHTEEGLKKQLVEALKEQRKVIEELKHAREGFKEVLQAKDKELEVTKEEKEKAKAQKEEVVTQMTEVLESELQCSICSELFIEAVTLNCAHSFCQHCIREWRNRKDKCPMCWQNITSQTRSLVLDNCIDRMVENLSADMRARRLALINERKGQKASVPPAVVVINDDSDSSSDEFFQSDSSVFLDSSESSDSLLHYASDDDSSCSDEDDYL, from the exons ATGATGGAGAAGACTGAAGAGCCTCCTTCCATAAACACCGAGGAAGAAGGTTCTGGAAAAGACAAAATCTGGTGTTTGCAGCGCGTGGGGAGAGACCGTGACTGGCTGCATCTGTTCGAGGACTCTGAG GTCTCTGTTGGTCGTGGTCTGAATGTGACCCATCAGATCCTGTCGAGCAGCTGTCCACTGATGATATCCAGAATACACTGTGTGTTCAAGAGAGACGATGACGGACAGTGGACAGTGATGGACAATAAG AGTCTGAATGGTGTGTGGGTGAACGGGAGCCGAATACCGCCTGGAAAACCCTGTTTACTGAAGCGGGGTGACTCTGTGCGACTCGGCGTCCCTCTCGACGGAAACCCCGTGGAGTTCGACTACATCCTCGTCCAGAGGAACTTCAGTGACGTCAAATCCTTCTTATCTGGGAATCCAAGCAGAGAATCTGGCGCTGCATCCTTTGGCCAAAAACTGAAAAACTCAAAGCGTAAGTTCGATGGAGACGAGTCGGAGCCGTGTCCCGCGCAGATCCCCAAATCAAAGCTGTACCGCAGTTCCGGCCCGGATAAGTCACGTGCACAGCCATGTCCGTCCGGGGAACGCCGGGAACCGGAGAAGTTTTCCTCTAAACACCTGCAGGAGGACAGATGCGGTGGTGATAAAGCGGGAAGCAGCTCGGGCGGCTGCAGTGACCTCAGTCAGCAGCTGGACACTGTGCACCGCTACAACAGGAACCTAGTGGTCCTGAAGGGCCGCGTGGGTCACACGCAGAAGCTCGCTGCGGAGCTGGAGCTGCAACAGACGCCGGAGCGAGAGCGGGAGATGCAGGATCTGCAGACACAGCTGGAGCAGCTGCGGGGTCAGCTGAGGTCACAGCAGGAACAGGCGCTCAAACGCATGGAGACCCTGGAGAAATCCTTCTGTGAGGAGGAACGACGTCTGGAG ACTGAAAAAGCACAACATACCGAGGAGGGCTTGAAGAAACAACTTGTGGAGGCATTGAAAgag CAGCGGAAAGTTATCGAGGAGCTCAAACACGCTCGAGAAGGATTCAAGGAAGTTCTTCAAGCCAAAGATAAGGAGCTGGAAGTTACAAAG GAAGAGAAAGAAAAGGCCAAAGCTCAGAAAGAAGAAGTGGTCACACAGATGACTGAAGTGTTGGAGAGTGAACTGCAGTGCAGCATTTGTTCTGAGCTCTTCATTgag GCCGTGACGCTGAACTGTGCTCACAGCTTCTGTCAGCACTGTATCCGAGAGTGGCGTAACCGCAAGGACAAGTGTCCCATGTGCTGGCAGAACATCACGTCTCAGACGCGCTCTCTGGTCCTGGACAACTGCATCGACCGCATGGTGGAGAACCTGAGCGCTGACATGAGAGCGAGACGCCTGGCGCTGATCAACGAGCGGAAAG GTCAGAAAGCAAGCGTCCCTCCAGCAGTCGTGGTAATAAATGACGACAGCGACAGCAGCAGTGACGAGTTCTTTCAGAGCGACAGCTCCGTGTTTCTGGACTCGTCCGAGTCTAGCGACTCACTGCTTCATTATGCCAGCGATGACGACTCGTCCTGCTCTGACGAGGATGATTATCTCTGA
- the rnf8 gene encoding E3 ubiquitin-protein ligase rnf8 isoform X2 codes for MMEKTEEPPSINTEEEGSGKDKIWCLQRVGRDRDWLHLFEDSEVSVGRGLNVTHQILSSSCPLMISRIHCVFKRDDDGQWTVMDNKSLNGVWVNGSRIPPGKPCLLKRGDSVRLGVPLDGNPVEFDYILVQRNFSDVKSFLSGNPSRESGAASFGQKLKNSKRKFDGDESEPCPAQIPKSKLYRSSGPDKSRAQPCPSGERREPEKFSSKHLQEDRCGGDKAGSSSGGCSDLSQQLDTVHRYNRNLVVLKGRVGHTQKLAAELELQQTPEREREMQDLQTQLEQLRGQLRSQQEQALKRMETLEKSFCEEERRLETEKAQHTEEGLKKQLVEALKEQRKVIEELKHAREGFKEVLQAKDKELEVTKEEKEKAKAQKEEVVTQMTEVLESELQCSICSELFIEAVTLNCAHSFCQHCIREWRNRKDKCPMCWQNITSQTRSLVLDNCIDRMVENLSADMRARRLALINERKGERSESKRPSSSRGNK; via the exons ATGATGGAGAAGACTGAAGAGCCTCCTTCCATAAACACCGAGGAAGAAGGTTCTGGAAAAGACAAAATCTGGTGTTTGCAGCGCGTGGGGAGAGACCGTGACTGGCTGCATCTGTTCGAGGACTCTGAG GTCTCTGTTGGTCGTGGTCTGAATGTGACCCATCAGATCCTGTCGAGCAGCTGTCCACTGATGATATCCAGAATACACTGTGTGTTCAAGAGAGACGATGACGGACAGTGGACAGTGATGGACAATAAG AGTCTGAATGGTGTGTGGGTGAACGGGAGCCGAATACCGCCTGGAAAACCCTGTTTACTGAAGCGGGGTGACTCTGTGCGACTCGGCGTCCCTCTCGACGGAAACCCCGTGGAGTTCGACTACATCCTCGTCCAGAGGAACTTCAGTGACGTCAAATCCTTCTTATCTGGGAATCCAAGCAGAGAATCTGGCGCTGCATCCTTTGGCCAAAAACTGAAAAACTCAAAGCGTAAGTTCGATGGAGACGAGTCGGAGCCGTGTCCCGCGCAGATCCCCAAATCAAAGCTGTACCGCAGTTCCGGCCCGGATAAGTCACGTGCACAGCCATGTCCGTCCGGGGAACGCCGGGAACCGGAGAAGTTTTCCTCTAAACACCTGCAGGAGGACAGATGCGGTGGTGATAAAGCGGGAAGCAGCTCGGGCGGCTGCAGTGACCTCAGTCAGCAGCTGGACACTGTGCACCGCTACAACAGGAACCTAGTGGTCCTGAAGGGCCGCGTGGGTCACACGCAGAAGCTCGCTGCGGAGCTGGAGCTGCAACAGACGCCGGAGCGAGAGCGGGAGATGCAGGATCTGCAGACACAGCTGGAGCAGCTGCGGGGTCAGCTGAGGTCACAGCAGGAACAGGCGCTCAAACGCATGGAGACCCTGGAGAAATCCTTCTGTGAGGAGGAACGACGTCTGGAG ACTGAAAAAGCACAACATACCGAGGAGGGCTTGAAGAAACAACTTGTGGAGGCATTGAAAgag CAGCGGAAAGTTATCGAGGAGCTCAAACACGCTCGAGAAGGATTCAAGGAAGTTCTTCAAGCCAAAGATAAGGAGCTGGAAGTTACAAAG GAAGAGAAAGAAAAGGCCAAAGCTCAGAAAGAAGAAGTGGTCACACAGATGACTGAAGTGTTGGAGAGTGAACTGCAGTGCAGCATTTGTTCTGAGCTCTTCATTgag GCCGTGACGCTGAACTGTGCTCACAGCTTCTGTCAGCACTGTATCCGAGAGTGGCGTAACCGCAAGGACAAGTGTCCCATGTGCTGGCAGAACATCACGTCTCAGACGCGCTCTCTGGTCCTGGACAACTGCATCGACCGCATGGTGGAGAACCTGAGCGCTGACATGAGAGCGAGACGCCTGGCGCTGATCAACGAGCGGAAAGGTGAGAG GTCAGAAAGCAAGCGTCCCTCCAGCAGTCGTGGTAATAAATGA